One Natrinema longum genomic window carries:
- a CDS encoding Gfo/Idh/MocA family protein, translating to MVRPLLDRLTDSNALSLGILGVGNIGIVHLKSAVAMPDVEVVAAADAVPENRARAERAGASRTYDDYGTLLESEELDAAVVALPPFLHADAVEQAAQAGVDVFVEKPLARSTEEADALLATASEADIAVGVDHTLRYQPDMVGVKEAYDQGSVGHVPYASITRLNDGPLGRPPADGQPPAWPLDPDAAGGGSLLELGVHCFDVLEWLFGDLEVRDASLGQSLEIDVEDAATVLMEAPETGTTITLHCGSYQWEQLPEVNTRLRLEGVTGTISNRDHLPEHFYAGAARAALSNVASRFTGDDPDVFGPTFYLQAHYDALADFCGAIRAGERPPVDGADGRRTLALAERAAELAAAEPAATDHDRDEPETPEVSL from the coding sequence ATGGTACGTCCCCTTTTGGATCGATTGACCGATTCGAACGCACTGTCGCTTGGCATCCTCGGCGTCGGAAACATCGGTATCGTCCACCTGAAATCGGCGGTCGCGATGCCCGACGTGGAGGTCGTCGCCGCCGCCGACGCCGTTCCCGAAAATCGCGCTCGAGCCGAACGCGCCGGCGCGTCGCGAACGTACGACGACTACGGGACGCTCCTCGAGTCCGAGGAGTTGGACGCGGCGGTCGTCGCACTGCCGCCGTTCCTCCACGCCGACGCCGTCGAGCAGGCCGCGCAAGCGGGGGTCGACGTCTTCGTCGAGAAACCCCTCGCCCGGTCGACCGAGGAAGCCGACGCGCTACTCGCGACCGCCAGCGAGGCGGACATCGCCGTCGGCGTCGATCACACCCTGCGCTACCAGCCGGACATGGTCGGCGTCAAGGAGGCCTACGATCAGGGCAGCGTCGGTCACGTCCCCTACGCCTCGATCACGCGGCTCAACGACGGCCCGCTCGGCCGTCCGCCCGCCGACGGGCAGCCGCCGGCCTGGCCGCTGGACCCCGACGCCGCCGGCGGCGGCTCCCTGCTCGAGCTCGGCGTTCACTGCTTCGACGTCCTCGAGTGGCTGTTCGGCGACCTCGAGGTCCGCGACGCGTCGCTGGGGCAGAGCCTCGAGATCGACGTCGAGGACGCCGCGACCGTTCTCATGGAGGCACCGGAGACGGGCACGACGATCACGCTCCACTGTGGCTCCTACCAGTGGGAACAGCTGCCCGAGGTCAACACCCGGCTGCGCCTCGAAGGCGTCACCGGAACGATCAGCAATCGGGACCACCTGCCCGAGCACTTCTATGCGGGCGCAGCCAGGGCCGCCCTGTCGAACGTCGCGAGCCGATTCACGGGTGACGACCCGGACGTCTTCGGGCCGACGTTCTACCTGCAGGCCCACTACGACGCGCTGGCGGACTTCTGTGGGGCGATCCGTGCGGGTGAGCGGCCGCCGGTCGACGGGGCCGACGGCCGACGAACGCTGGCACTCGCCGAACGGGCCGCCGAGTTGGCTGCCGCGGAGCCGGCGGCGACGGACCACGACCGGGACGAACCCGAGACGCCGGAGGTGAGCCTATGA
- a CDS encoding polysaccharide deacetylase family protein, protein MGSVVISLDAELGWGFHDLVEPPSDRVEAGRRGWSVMLELLSEFDVPATWGVVGHLMLDSCDGTHAEHPAPDGWFERERTAWADRDDLRFGPDLVSAITESDVDHEFASHSFSHVLFGRPETDRELADAELERCRELAADWNQSLDSFIYPRNDVGHRDVLADHGITAYRGRSPTRDGVRGVFDSTIRDRSMLVEPAIDEHGLVDVPASMFLFGFEGPARTVAESIWEDPMVALARRGIDEATRSDGLFHMWLHPNNLTHDRDDRRMRAILSYLDRQRSATELTVETMTDVAQQVVGPAGDAERATASWN, encoded by the coding sequence GTGGGTAGCGTCGTAATCTCCCTCGATGCCGAACTCGGCTGGGGCTTTCACGACCTCGTCGAACCGCCCTCGGACCGTGTCGAAGCCGGCCGCCGTGGCTGGTCGGTCATGCTCGAGTTGCTCTCGGAGTTCGACGTCCCGGCGACGTGGGGCGTCGTCGGCCACCTCATGCTCGACTCCTGTGACGGCACGCACGCCGAGCATCCGGCACCGGACGGCTGGTTCGAGCGCGAACGAACCGCGTGGGCCGACCGCGACGATCTCCGATTCGGTCCCGACCTCGTCTCGGCCATCACCGAGTCCGACGTCGACCACGAGTTCGCCAGTCACTCCTTTTCACACGTCCTGTTCGGCCGCCCGGAGACGGACCGCGAACTCGCCGACGCGGAACTCGAGCGCTGTCGCGAACTCGCGGCCGACTGGAACCAGTCCCTCGACTCGTTCATCTATCCGCGAAACGACGTCGGCCACCGTGACGTACTGGCCGATCACGGGATCACGGCCTACCGAGGGCGATCACCGACTCGAGACGGCGTTCGCGGGGTCTTCGATTCGACGATCCGGGATCGATCGATGCTGGTCGAACCGGCCATCGACGAACACGGTCTGGTCGACGTCCCTGCCTCGATGTTCCTCTTCGGGTTCGAGGGCCCGGCACGAACCGTCGCGGAATCGATCTGGGAGGACCCCATGGTCGCGCTCGCCCGCCGCGGGATCGACGAAGCCACCCGCTCCGACGGGCTCTTCCATATGTGGCTCCACCCGAACAACCTGACTCACGACCGGGACGATCGCCGGATGCGGGCGATCCTCTCCTATCTCGACCGACAGCGATCCGCGACCGAGTTGACGGTCGAGACGATGACCGACGTCGCCCAGCAGGTCGTGGGACCCGCGGGTGACGCCGAGCGGGCGACGGCGAGCTGGAACTGA
- a CDS encoding alkaline phosphatase family protein, translating to MSGSTTPSERAFVLGLDGVPWRLIERWSDEGHLPNVARLREEGASGRLDSTRPPTTPLAWPSIATGVWPDKHGIYGFQNLSSEYSHEMYTSRDLEQPALWDQLGPAHVGNVPMTYPAREIDGTMVAGMMTPSRNQKWTYPADLGDEIDSRIPNYEISLDYPEYADRPAEFEAAVDDMLANRRELMQLQMDRAGDDWQLFFFVYTAPDRFQHLVWDMDRLLAHYTKLDEIVGDAIEYTDDHDADLYVVSDHGFGPIEQLVYVNRILENEGYLFRREDEGTRGALASLGISREAITGALNRVGITEETLVQSLPRRLVDSVAEQIPGDHALYDVDYDRTVAFVHDTGNCYINDTERFERGVVSPSERPEVKADIKAVFESATDDDGEPLLDVHDGDDLFPTDEDSPDLVVGGREVYESRSGMSETVLGDTGTYDASHRSEGIVLCRGPSIAAGATLRGARVVDIAPTLLHGIGEPVPENADGRVLFDAFDEDGTPAKTKVERTSVSRIESDDDVDEDFDDVEDRLKGLGYME from the coding sequence ATGAGCGGATCGACCACCCCCTCCGAGCGAGCGTTCGTGCTCGGGCTCGACGGCGTACCGTGGCGACTCATCGAACGATGGAGCGACGAGGGGCACCTCCCGAACGTCGCTCGGCTCCGCGAGGAGGGCGCGTCCGGACGGCTCGACAGTACTCGGCCGCCGACGACGCCGCTGGCCTGGCCGTCGATCGCGACCGGCGTCTGGCCGGACAAACACGGAATCTACGGCTTTCAAAACCTCTCGTCGGAATACAGTCACGAGATGTACACGAGTCGGGATCTCGAACAGCCGGCCCTCTGGGACCAGCTCGGGCCGGCCCACGTCGGGAACGTCCCGATGACGTACCCGGCCCGCGAGATCGATGGCACCATGGTCGCGGGCATGATGACCCCCTCGAGGAACCAGAAGTGGACGTATCCCGCCGACCTGGGAGACGAGATCGACTCCCGGATTCCGAACTACGAGATCAGCCTCGACTACCCCGAGTACGCCGACCGGCCGGCGGAGTTCGAGGCTGCCGTCGACGACATGCTCGCGAACCGCCGGGAACTAATGCAGCTCCAGATGGACCGGGCCGGCGACGACTGGCAACTGTTCTTTTTCGTCTACACCGCACCCGATCGGTTCCAGCACCTCGTCTGGGATATGGACCGGTTGCTCGCCCACTACACGAAACTCGACGAGATCGTCGGCGACGCGATCGAGTACACGGACGACCACGACGCCGACCTCTACGTCGTCTCCGACCACGGCTTCGGCCCCATCGAGCAACTGGTCTATGTCAACCGCATCCTCGAGAACGAAGGGTATCTCTTCCGGCGCGAGGACGAGGGCACGCGCGGTGCGCTCGCGAGCCTGGGCATCTCTCGAGAGGCGATCACCGGCGCGCTCAATCGCGTCGGGATCACCGAGGAGACGCTCGTCCAGTCGCTGCCCCGGCGGCTGGTCGACTCGGTCGCCGAGCAGATCCCCGGCGATCACGCCCTCTACGACGTCGACTACGACCGCACCGTCGCGTTCGTTCACGACACGGGCAACTGCTATATCAACGACACCGAGCGCTTCGAGAGGGGCGTCGTCTCGCCGAGCGAGCGTCCGGAAGTCAAGGCCGATATCAAGGCGGTCTTCGAATCGGCGACGGACGACGACGGCGAGCCGCTGCTCGACGTCCACGACGGGGACGACCTGTTTCCGACGGACGAGGACTCGCCGGATCTGGTCGTCGGCGGCCGGGAGGTCTACGAGTCCCGAAGCGGAATGTCGGAAACCGTACTCGGCGATACCGGGACCTACGATGCGAGCCACCGCAGCGAGGGGATCGTCCTGTGTCGTGGCCCCTCGATCGCCGCCGGCGCGACGTTACGCGGGGCTCGAGTGGTCGATATCGCGCCGACCCTGCTCCACGGCATCGGCGAACCGGTGCCCGAAAACGCCGACGGGCGGGTGCTGTTCGACGCCTTCGACGAGGACGGCACGCCGGCGAAGACCAAAGTCGAGCGGACGTCGGTCTCCAGGATCGAAAGCGACGACGACGTCGACGAGGACTTCGACGACGTGGAAGATCGGCTGAAGGGTCTTGGCTACATGGAGTAA
- a CDS encoding PAS domain-containing protein, whose product MDVEIGDLAPVLLEHAQDKIAVLDEAYTYVYVNRAVRPLLGYDPEQLVGTNASEYVHPDDREAVRDQFERVRDSEGLSATVRYRHATDSGGWVWLESRFTSLPDDIIDGYVVSSRDITEQVAAEEDRRDAESRLRTIAGTVGDVLWMFDDEWADLLFVNPAYEDVFGQSIDDLEANPQNFLEPIHPDDVPCVEDAMRRASAGESVNVEYRINPETDYSRWVWVQAEPIVEDGDVDRIVGFSRDITDRRRRERQLAVMDNLLRHNLRNDLSVILGNAEWIASEGDASSRERAETIRRQGQSLLESADKQREIIDLLTERSVPESIDLVPVVTDAIRTIREQYPEAAIETSLPDSAVARVLHEIQLAVTELLENAVQHESAGTPELSVTVQCRPDAVDIAIRDSCPPIPEVEFRVLTGDWRMNDVYHTSGLGLWLVYWVVDLSDGHISFERTPDGNTITVTLPRDQ is encoded by the coding sequence ATGGACGTCGAAATCGGCGATCTGGCTCCGGTCTTGCTCGAGCACGCCCAGGACAAGATTGCCGTCCTCGACGAGGCGTACACGTACGTCTACGTCAACCGGGCTGTCCGGCCCCTTCTCGGATACGACCCGGAGCAACTCGTCGGCACGAACGCCTCGGAGTACGTCCATCCCGACGACAGAGAGGCAGTCCGCGATCAGTTCGAGCGAGTTCGTGACTCGGAGGGGTTGTCGGCGACGGTCCGGTACCGTCACGCGACCGACAGCGGCGGGTGGGTCTGGCTCGAGAGCCGGTTCACGAGTCTGCCGGACGACATCATCGATGGCTACGTGGTCAGCTCGCGAGATATTACGGAGCAGGTGGCAGCCGAGGAAGACCGCCGCGACGCCGAAAGCCGTCTTCGGACGATCGCCGGGACCGTCGGGGACGTCCTGTGGATGTTCGACGACGAGTGGGCCGACCTCCTCTTCGTCAACCCGGCCTACGAGGATGTCTTCGGCCAGTCCATCGACGACCTCGAGGCGAACCCGCAGAACTTCCTCGAGCCCATCCACCCCGACGACGTTCCCTGCGTCGAGGACGCGATGCGGCGGGCTTCGGCCGGCGAATCGGTCAATGTCGAATACCGAATCAATCCGGAGACGGATTACAGCCGCTGGGTCTGGGTACAGGCCGAACCGATCGTCGAAGACGGTGACGTCGATCGGATCGTCGGATTCTCCCGAGATATCACCGATCGCCGACGGCGGGAGCGCCAGCTGGCAGTCATGGATAACCTCCTGCGACACAACCTCCGGAACGATCTGTCCGTGATCCTCGGCAACGCCGAGTGGATCGCCAGCGAGGGAGACGCTTCGTCCCGCGAGCGCGCGGAGACCATTCGTCGACAGGGGCAGAGCCTGCTCGAGAGCGCGGACAAGCAACGCGAGATCATTGATCTGCTCACCGAGCGGTCGGTCCCGGAGTCGATCGACCTGGTCCCGGTCGTCACCGATGCGATCCGGACGATACGGGAGCAGTACCCCGAGGCAGCGATCGAGACATCGCTTCCGGACTCGGCGGTCGCGCGCGTGTTACACGAGATCCAACTCGCCGTGACGGAACTGCTCGAGAACGCCGTCCAACACGAATCGGCGGGCACACCGGAGCTGTCGGTTACCGTCCAGTGTCGCCCGGACGCCGTCGACATCGCGATTCGGGACAGCTGTCCGCCGATTCCCGAAGTCGAGTTTCGCGTGCTGACCGGCGACTGGCGAATGAACGACGTCTACCATACGTCCGGGCTCGGGTTGTGGCTCGTCTATTGGGTCGTCGACCTCTCTGACGGCCACATCTCCTTCGAACGAACGCCGGACGGAAACACGATCACCGTGACGCTGCCACGCGATCAGTGA